The following proteins come from a genomic window of Phycodurus eques isolate BA_2022a chromosome 9, UOR_Pequ_1.1, whole genome shotgun sequence:
- the LOC133407522 gene encoding protocadherin alpha-8-like: MGAAGQRRGLCLCVMLVCLEQVAAQIKYSIAEEVKVGTVVGNVARDLGLDVGSLAERRFRIVSGSEGAQFEVNANNGVLFVRKSVDREELCEGVSPCLVRLKLVAENPMEIHHVGVEILDINDNSPTFQEEEKIFEISESITAGKRFQLPIAHDPDVVNTVRAYKLNTNEYFNIQIRERGDDKIPFLVIQKSLDREKQAEHRLVLTAVDGGNPPRSGSLNVTVTVLDSNDNAPQFMQEVYSVTLSENVKMGTSVIKVEATDQDEGLNGEVEYYFGGELDSKIYEMFSLDKNTGEIKVKDQIDFEKVDVYKLDVHATDKGQPPLTTDCRVIIKIVDENDNQPEIEVTTLSKTVAEDSKPGTVVSLISITDKDVGLNGKVICSLSQNVPFELKPSFQDNMYSLVLKDRLDRELVSDYDITITATDCGQPPLSTFQILHVDVSDVNDNIPTFSHDPIQLYLPENNVPGNSIFSVTAFDKDLNENAALTYHIKRGQGSQVDMSTFLNINPENGDISALKSFDFETLKSFQFQVSATDGGSPPLSGNVTVKVFILDRNDNAPVILYPLGSNGSARGAAEIPRNAKAGDSVTKVRAYDADTGYNGWLLFSLRPLGERALFSLDRYTGQIRTLRPFTETDEAEHRLLVLVKDNGDVSLSATATVTVKLAEPKEAFAASDHAGSAAEEDEREDRVTFYLALTLGSVSLLLVISVVVLIAMRCSKSAESTSKYLQDAHYDGTLCHSIQYRSGDKRYMLVGPRMSIASTVAPGSHANTLVLPDARRAAAGEVRQKKIYRL; the protein is encoded by the coding sequence ATGGGAGCAGCAGGACAAAGGCGAGGACTCTGTCTCTGCGTCATGTTGGTTTGTTTGGAGCAGGTTGCAGCACAGATCAAATATTCCATCGCGGAGGAAGTCAAAGTGGGAACCGTGGTGGGAAACGTGGCCAGGGATCTGGGACTGGACGTGGGCTCGTTGGCGGAGAGACGTTTTCGCATTGTTTCAGGCTCAGAGGGGGCTCAGTTTGAGGTAAATGCAAACAATGGCGTTCTCTTTGTGCGGAAAAGCGTCGACCGAGAGGAGCTCTGTGAGGGCGTCTCGCCGTGTTTAGTGAGGCTGAAATTAGTCGCAGAGAATCCCATGGAAATACATCACGTGGGCGTCGAAATTTTGGATATTAATGACAATTCGCCCACTTTTCAAGAGGAAGAGAAGATTTTTGAAATATCTGAATCCATAACTGCTGGAAAACGCTTCCAATTGCCAATCGCACATGATCCAGACGTCGTGAATACGGTGCGTGCGTACAAATTAAACACGaatgaatattttaatatacaaaTTCGAGAGCGAGGCGATGATAAGATACCTTTTTTAGTCATACAAAAATCTCTAGACCGAGAAAAACAGGCTGAGCACAGACTTGTTCTCACTGCAGTTGACGGTGGAAATCCACCAAGATCTGGAAGTCTTAATGTCACCGTTACCGTGCTTGACTCTAATGATAATGCTCCACAATTTATGCAAGAAGTATATTCCGTAACTTTatctgaaaatgtgaaaatgggaACAAGCGTAATCAAGGTGGAAGCAACTGACCAGGACGAAGGATTAAATGGGGAAGTTGAATATTATTTTGGTGGAGAACTTGACTCTAAAATCTATGAAATGTTCAGTTTGGATAAAAACACGGgtgaaataaaagtaaaagatCAAATTGATTTTGAGAAGGTTGACGTTTACAAATTAGACGTCCATGCTACAGACAAAGGACAACCTCCTTTGACAACCGATTGCAGGGTGATCATTAAAATCGTTGACGAAAACGACAATCAGCCCGAAATCGAGGTGACAACTTTGTCAAAAACCGTAGCGGAAGATTCCAAACCTGGGACTGTCGTTTCTCTTATAAGCATCACAGACAAAGACGTCGGACTGAACGGCAAAGTCATATGTAGTCTTTCACAAAATGTCCCGTTCGAACTAAAACCTTCCTTTCAGGATAACATGTACTCGTTGGTTCTGAAAGACAGACTGGATCGAGAATTAGTGTCGGATTATGACATCACAATCACAGCGACAGACTGCGGTCAACCTCCTCTGTCCACTTTTCAAATTCTGCACGTGGACGTGTCAGACGTTAACGATAATATTCCAACATTCTCGCACGATCCAATCCAACTTTATTTGCCGGAAAATAACGTGCCGGGGAACTCCATCTTTTCCGTCACCGCATTCGATAAAGACCTGAATGAAAACGCAGCGCTGACGTATCACATTAAGAGAGGACAAGGAAGTCAAGTGGAcatgtcaacatttttaaacatcaacCCTGAGAACGGCGACATATCGGCGCTGAAGAGTTTTGACTTTGAGACGCTGAAAAGCTTCCAGTTCCAGGTGTCGGCCACCGACGGCGGAAGTCCTCCGCTGAGCGGCAACGTGACGGTGAAGGTGTTCATTCTGGATCGGAACGACAACGCTCCGGTCATCCTGTATCCGCTCGGCTCCAACGGTTCCGCCCGAGGCGCGGCGGAGATTCCCCGCAATGCCAAAGCGGGAGACTCGGTGACGAAAGTCCGAGCCTACGACGCCGATACGGGATATAACGGCTGGTTACTGTTTTCGCTGCGGCCGCTCGGCGAGCGCGCTCTCTTTTCTTTGGACCGCTATACGGGCCAGATCAGAACACTTCGCCCGTTCACGGAGACGGACGAGGCCGAGCATCGACTGCTCGTACTGGTCAAAGACAACGGCGACGTTTCGCTCTCGGCGACGGCGACCGTGACCGTCAAACTGGCGGAGCCCAAAGAGGCTTTCGCGGCTTCCGACCACGCGGGAAGCGCGGCCGAAGAGGACGAGCGCGAGGACCGGGTGACTTTTTATCTGGCGCTGACTTTGGGCTCGGTCTCGCTGCTTTTGGTCATCAGCGTGGTGGTGCTGATCGCCATGCGCTGCTCCAAATCCGCAGAGTCCACTTCCAAATATCTACAAGACGCTCATTATGACGGCACGCTGTGTCACAGCATCCAGTACAGATCGGGAGACAAACGCTACATGTTGGTCGGACCCAGAATGAGTATTGCTTCCACCGTCGCCCCGGGCAGCCACGCCAACACGCTGGTTCTGCCCGACGCCAGACGTGCGGCCGCAGGGGAggtaagacagaaaaaaat